One window of the Emcibacter sp. genome contains the following:
- the motA gene encoding flagellar motor stator protein MotA: MLVIVGIIVVMVMAFGGYVLAGGKMAPIIKALPLEFMIIGGSGVGAFMVTNSSTVMKKAMSGLGKTLKGSKWKAEDYKDLLCLMYALTKLIKTKGVIALEAHVENPHDSKIFNHFPKVAADHHVVEFICDYLRMTTMNFDDPHQVEDVLMKDLEKHHHEESEGAHALGILGESFPALGIVAAVLGVIKTMASIDQPIEVLGAMIGGALVGTFLGILLSYTIASPIATRLQQIVDEEGHFFNVIKDVIIAHLHGNAPQISVEIGRKSAPGNMAPTFYELDEAVQELPNDLLA, from the coding sequence ATGCTGGTTATTGTAGGTATTATTGTAGTCATGGTCATGGCGTTCGGCGGCTATGTGCTGGCTGGCGGTAAAATGGCGCCGATTATCAAGGCTCTTCCTCTTGAATTTATGATTATTGGCGGTTCCGGCGTCGGTGCTTTTATGGTGACCAACAGCAGTACAGTCATGAAAAAGGCCATGAGCGGCCTGGGCAAGACGCTCAAGGGATCGAAGTGGAAGGCGGAAGATTATAAGGATCTGCTCTGCCTGATGTATGCATTGACCAAGCTGATCAAGACCAAAGGGGTGATCGCCCTTGAAGCTCATGTGGAAAACCCGCACGACAGCAAGATATTTAATCACTTCCCCAAAGTGGCTGCCGACCACCATGTCGTCGAATTTATTTGTGACTACCTGCGCATGACCACGATGAACTTTGACGACCCCCACCAGGTCGAGGATGTTCTGATGAAGGATCTGGAAAAGCATCACCATGAGGAAAGCGAAGGGGCTCACGCCCTCGGCATCCTCGGGGAAAGTTTCCCGGCACTAGGGATTGTGGCTGCGGTGCTTGGTGTGATCAAAACCATGGCCAGTATCGACCAGCCCATTGAGGTGCTCGGCGCCATGATCGGCGGCGCGCTGGTGGGAACCTTTCTGGGCATTTTGCTGTCCTATACCATCGCCAGCCCCATTGCGACACGCCTGCAGCAGATTGTTGACGAGGAAGGGCACTTCTTTAATGTGATCAAGGATGTGATTATTGCCCACCTGCACGGCAATGCGCCGCAGATTTCAGTTGAAATAGGGCGGAAGAGCGCTCCTGGCAATATGGCGCCAACATTTTATGAACTGGACGAGGCCGTTCAGGAACTTCCCAACGATCTTCTTGCCTGA